From a single Pseudoalteromonas nigrifaciens genomic region:
- a CDS encoding succinylglutamate desuccinylase/aspartoacylase family protein, whose amino-acid sequence MIASPISQENIVVGEVANGLPLTIPVYRLKGDGTGPSVYIQANMHGAEVQGNAVIFQLLEQLKHLNLKGDITLVPYANPIGCNQKSGEFTLGRFDPITGTNWNRMYHYNTDLVTQFAQNHMQYDDAILKSAFKQALIDEVDSKLNGPAYLLNTGKRIALNLQKLAHQADIVLDLHTGPISSKHLYCPTYATNSARYFNIEHVLLIPSDFDGAMDEANFCPWWHLSEALSKQGRELSIPVEAFTVELGSQEKIDLSEALNDANSILSYLNYKAVFVNAPHTPANITRYACHLNDYFAYYAPMGGMVEYIAPLGGHIKAGEPIAKILRMERYLSEQPLQTLSLESDAIAILHFASASVNQGTELYKFFTNVFEL is encoded by the coding sequence ATGATCGCCTCACCAATTAGTCAAGAAAACATCGTCGTTGGTGAAGTTGCCAATGGCTTACCACTCACTATTCCTGTGTATCGTTTAAAAGGCGATGGCACGGGGCCAAGTGTGTATATTCAGGCCAACATGCACGGAGCTGAAGTACAAGGTAACGCGGTAATTTTTCAACTACTTGAACAATTAAAGCACCTTAATCTTAAAGGTGATATTACTTTAGTGCCCTATGCCAACCCTATTGGTTGCAATCAAAAGTCGGGGGAATTTACCCTAGGTCGGTTCGACCCTATCACCGGCACTAATTGGAATAGGATGTATCATTATAATACTGATTTAGTCACTCAGTTTGCACAAAACCATATGCAATACGACGATGCCATATTAAAAAGCGCGTTCAAACAGGCACTTATTGACGAAGTTGACAGTAAACTTAATGGCCCTGCTTATTTACTCAATACTGGTAAACGCATTGCGCTTAACTTACAAAAGCTCGCTCACCAAGCTGATATAGTACTGGATTTACACACAGGTCCTATTTCAAGCAAGCACTTGTACTGCCCAACCTATGCGACTAATAGCGCTCGCTACTTTAATATTGAGCACGTACTGCTTATTCCAAGTGACTTTGATGGTGCGATGGATGAAGCAAACTTTTGTCCGTGGTGGCATTTAAGCGAAGCACTGAGCAAGCAAGGCCGCGAGCTCAGCATACCTGTAGAAGCTTTTACTGTAGAGCTAGGCAGCCAAGAAAAAATAGACTTGAGCGAAGCACTAAACGATGCAAACAGTATTTTAAGTTACTTAAATTATAAAGCCGTATTTGTAAATGCGCCCCACACTCCAGCTAACATTACTCGCTACGCGTGTCATTTAAACGATTACTTTGCTTACTACGCGCCCATGGGCGGAATGGTTGAGTATATTGCCCCCCTAGGCGGGCATATAAAAGCCGGTGAGCCAATTGCTAAAATACTGCGCATGGAGCGTTATTTAAGTGAACAACCACTACAAACACTTTCCCTTGAATCTGACGCTATTGCCATACTGCATTTTGCCTCGGCGAGCGTTAATCAAGGCACTGAACTGTATAAGTTTTTTACTAACGTATTTGAGCTTTAA
- a CDS encoding PLP-dependent decarboxylase, which yields MSFLSTGVKTAINELSSQLDSPFFVYDLDTLNSHLAQLVAQTEVKLWYAVKANPLSKIIQCLDNAGFNFDVASKGELEQVLAQGVSSDRVLNTGPAKSPKQIKHFIERGVRTFVAESLNQVRWLNEQAKLQNCQLQVLLRVQLRWPEGEKNPLGGDSLTPFGLGCTEWQALNITDYDALSFDGLHIFQWGNMLSTQKLSELWSQMIAPLSQLARDLNINLKILDLGGGLGIPYTQNDITLNWGDLITALAKIKKQAGVEELWMELGRYAVGECGHYAAPVVERKQNYGQQQVILSGGINHLLRPAVTSQDFPAALLRDSHTPTQAMSLYGPLCTALDSLGEHALPSDLNEHDWLVFSQCGAYGFSESMPYFLCHELAGEYVLEQNKLSCLRAAEDASYYLR from the coding sequence ATGAGCTTTTTGAGCACGGGCGTTAAAACGGCAATTAATGAATTATCAAGCCAACTCGATAGCCCATTTTTTGTTTACGACCTAGATACGCTAAATAGTCACTTGGCACAATTGGTCGCACAAACCGAGGTAAAACTTTGGTATGCGGTTAAAGCGAATCCGCTGTCTAAAATTATTCAATGCTTAGATAACGCCGGGTTTAATTTTGACGTAGCCAGTAAAGGCGAGCTTGAGCAAGTACTTGCTCAAGGCGTTAGTAGCGATCGCGTGCTCAACACCGGGCCAGCTAAAAGCCCAAAACAAATTAAACACTTTATTGAGCGCGGCGTACGTACTTTTGTTGCCGAAAGTCTTAATCAAGTTCGCTGGCTCAATGAGCAAGCCAAGCTACAAAACTGTCAACTACAGGTATTACTGCGCGTACAGTTACGTTGGCCCGAGGGCGAAAAAAATCCACTAGGTGGCGATAGCCTCACGCCATTTGGACTCGGTTGTACAGAGTGGCAGGCACTTAATATTACCGACTATGACGCACTTAGCTTTGATGGCCTGCATATTTTTCAATGGGGAAATATGCTCAGCACGCAAAAACTCAGTGAGTTGTGGTCACAAATGATTGCTCCACTTAGCCAACTTGCCCGCGATTTAAATATAAACCTTAAAATTTTAGATTTAGGTGGCGGCTTAGGTATTCCGTATACGCAAAACGACATAACGCTTAATTGGGGTGACTTAATAACTGCCCTCGCTAAAATTAAAAAACAGGCGGGCGTTGAAGAGTTATGGATGGAGCTTGGCCGCTATGCCGTGGGTGAATGCGGACATTACGCAGCCCCAGTAGTAGAGCGCAAACAAAACTATGGCCAACAACAAGTTATTTTAAGTGGCGGTATAAACCACTTATTGCGCCCAGCCGTCACCAGTCAAGACTTTCCAGCAGCATTACTACGAGATTCACACACACCAACCCAAGCTATGAGCTTATACGGGCCACTTTGTACCGCACTCGATAGCTTGGGCGAGCACGCATTACCAAGTGATCTCAATGAGCACGACTGGTTGGTGTTTAGTCAATGTGGTGCCTATGGCTTTAGTGAAAGTATGCCGTACTTTTTATGCCACGAACTTGCTGGCGAATATGTTTTAGAACAAAACAAACTTAGCTGTTTGCGTGCAGCCGAAGATGCCAGTTATTACTTGAGATAA
- a CDS encoding 2,3,4,5-tetrahydropyridine-2,6-dicarboxylate N-succinyltransferase: MSWLELLNNLESGAVRAASQNESGQWQANVAVKQGILEAFKNGTNTEFVGGFVDKHNLAPQEFSATDGVRMVPGGSSVRRGAYVAKGTIIMPPAYVNIGAYIDEGTMVDSHALVGSCAQVGKNVHLSAAVQLGGVLEPIGASPVVVEDNAFIGAGCVIVEGVVIKKGAVLAPGVRLSATIPVYDCVNERQLDKGEPIPEYAIVIPGSRPASNEWARAQGLSMSCALIVKYRDEQSDASLLLEEVLR; encoded by the coding sequence ATGAGCTGGTTAGAACTATTAAATAATTTAGAGTCGGGCGCAGTACGCGCAGCATCACAAAACGAAAGCGGCCAATGGCAGGCTAACGTTGCAGTAAAACAGGGTATTTTAGAAGCCTTTAAAAATGGTACAAACACCGAATTTGTCGGTGGCTTTGTTGATAAACATAACTTAGCTCCGCAAGAGTTTAGTGCCACCGATGGCGTACGTATGGTCCCGGGTGGCTCAAGCGTTCGCCGTGGTGCTTATGTAGCTAAAGGCACTATTATTATGCCACCAGCGTATGTAAATATTGGCGCATACATTGACGAAGGCACTATGGTAGATAGTCACGCTTTAGTTGGCTCGTGCGCGCAAGTGGGTAAAAATGTACACCTTAGCGCAGCCGTGCAACTTGGCGGTGTGTTAGAGCCAATTGGTGCCAGCCCAGTGGTAGTTGAAGATAATGCATTTATTGGCGCAGGCTGCGTAATTGTTGAAGGCGTAGTAATTAAAAAAGGCGCAGTACTTGCCCCTGGTGTGCGTTTATCGGCCACAATTCCGGTTTACGACTGTGTAAACGAGCGCCAACTAGACAAAGGCGAGCCAATTCCTGAGTACGCTATTGTAATACCAGGCTCTCGCCCTGCTTCAAACGAATGGGCGCGTGCACAAGGTTTAAGCATGTCGTGCGCGTTAATTGTTAAGTACCGCGATGAGCAAAGTGATGCATCATTACTACTTGAAGAGGTTTTACGTTAA
- the dapA gene encoding 4-hydroxy-tetrahydrodipicolinate synthase — MIKNFNLDDYSVWTALVTPFNQNGTIDYGTLTTLVAEQAAANNAILLLGSTGEGLALTLKEQQAIVEHVCQLSPNVPLMVAVGGMNLKQQLAWVEYCNHLPIHSFLLGSPLYAKPGVLGQTHWFESLLNISKHPCMLYNVPGRSAVDIPVATIQNLQQHKNLWALKEASGNIAQFEAYRQAAPNLAIFSGDDALMPYFAQAGAKGLVSVAANAWPLQTHEFVQRSLSGQYPNLFTQWSSAISSLFTVANPIPVKVLMHLQGRLTSSYLRPPLTHLELTQTTCIEQANNTILSWH; from the coding sequence ATGATCAAAAACTTTAATTTAGATGACTACTCAGTCTGGACGGCGCTCGTTACTCCGTTTAATCAAAATGGTACAATCGACTATGGCACCTTAACCACTTTGGTTGCTGAGCAAGCCGCTGCCAATAATGCTATTTTATTACTAGGCAGCACAGGCGAAGGCTTAGCCTTAACACTTAAAGAGCAACAAGCCATTGTTGAGCACGTGTGCCAATTATCGCCTAATGTACCCTTAATGGTGGCTGTAGGTGGTATGAACCTCAAACAGCAATTAGCCTGGGTTGAATACTGTAACCACTTGCCTATTCATAGCTTTTTACTTGGCTCGCCGCTTTATGCAAAGCCCGGTGTACTTGGGCAAACCCATTGGTTTGAAAGCCTTTTAAATATAAGTAAACACCCTTGTATGCTTTATAACGTACCAGGGCGAAGCGCTGTCGATATTCCAGTGGCAACCATTCAAAACCTACAGCAACATAAAAACCTATGGGCACTAAAAGAAGCCAGTGGCAACATTGCGCAATTTGAAGCTTACCGTCAAGCGGCTCCTAACTTAGCTATTTTTAGCGGCGATGATGCGCTTATGCCCTACTTTGCCCAAGCCGGTGCTAAAGGACTGGTATCGGTAGCAGCTAATGCTTGGCCGCTACAAACTCACGAATTTGTACAGCGTAGCCTAAGTGGCCAATACCCCAATTTATTTACTCAGTGGTCAAGCGCAATCAGTAGCTTGTTCACTGTAGCAAACCCCATTCCCGTTAAAGTACTCATGCATTTACAAGGGCGATTAACGAGTTCGTATTTACGCCCACCGTTAACTCACCTCGAATTAACGCAAACAACGTGCATTGAACAAGCAAACAACACCATTTTATCTTGGCATTAA
- a CDS encoding DNA-3-methyladenine glycosylase I, which yields MEKFNDIYQRAVERKGSTQMLQQLLAKPASKRQLVALSDDDWLEEFTRKVFQSGFYWSVINSKWAGFREVFWQFSVEKLLMMPPDMLEQKASDKRIVRNYKKVKTIPENAFMIHEVTQQHGSFSQFIADWPSEDIIGLWAYLKKHGARLGGNTGPYTLRALGKDTFLLSRDVESYLRAHKIIDGGLQTKKSLTAAQAFFNELQQQSGLSMQELSLIIAYSVGDNRVGISQQQ from the coding sequence ATGGAAAAATTTAATGATATTTATCAGCGAGCAGTAGAGCGAAAAGGCTCAACACAAATGCTACAGCAACTACTTGCTAAACCTGCATCTAAGCGACAATTAGTAGCTTTAAGTGATGATGATTGGCTGGAAGAGTTTACGCGCAAGGTTTTTCAAAGTGGCTTTTACTGGTCGGTTATTAACAGCAAGTGGGCAGGCTTTAGAGAGGTTTTTTGGCAGTTTAGCGTTGAAAAATTATTAATGATGCCACCCGATATGTTGGAGCAAAAAGCCAGCGACAAGCGTATTGTTCGCAATTATAAAAAAGTAAAAACGATCCCCGAAAATGCGTTCATGATCCATGAGGTTACCCAGCAACATGGTAGCTTTAGTCAGTTTATTGCAGACTGGCCAAGTGAAGATATTATTGGTTTGTGGGCGTACTTAAAAAAACACGGTGCACGCTTGGGTGGAAATACCGGCCCTTATACTTTGCGTGCATTGGGTAAAGATACCTTTTTATTATCGCGGGATGTTGAGAGTTATTTGCGCGCGCACAAAATTATTGATGGTGGCTTACAAACTAAAAAGTCGTTAACTGCAGCGCAAGCGTTCTTTAATGAATTACAGCAACAAAGCGGTTTGAGCATGCAAGAGCTAAGCTTAATTATAGCCTACAGTGTAGGCGATAATCGTGTAGGTATAAGCCAACAACAGTAG
- a CDS encoding protein adenylyltransferase SelO — translation MNLMPRYRQVADNFAIEDRPSKVAAPQLLLWNDSLAKAFNINVVPELRASTFSGNEQQVIAAVALGYSGHQFGHFSPRLGDGRAHLLGAVEDAQNQLWDIQLKGSGATPYSRGGDGRCALGPAIREYIMSEAMQALGIKTTRCLAVVGSGETVYRNPPQPGAIVTRLASSHIRVGSFQYLATQGDVAGLKNLADLAIERHYPKIQATGPERYLAFLAAVIKNQVELVVSWMRVGFIHGVMNTDNTLVSGETIDYGPCAMMNSFDFDTVFSSIDKQGRYAFGNQPNIANWNCARFAESLIPLVNDDDEQAVALMTPIIDGFAEQFNAEFSAMWATKLGLAGTDTADKELIAELLQLLKEHQLDYTITFDALTESLTGGVSIPVVLVQWAGKWQKRTDDRSYTVMRAANPRVIPRNHVIEKILSEYNEAGSSELLHEFMQVMHTPYENTDKLAKFQDAPSSDKEYYTFCGT, via the coding sequence ATGAATTTAATGCCAAGGTACAGACAAGTAGCCGACAATTTTGCAATTGAAGATCGCCCATCTAAGGTGGCCGCCCCACAGCTATTACTTTGGAATGACAGCTTAGCTAAAGCGTTTAATATTAATGTCGTTCCTGAGTTACGGGCCAGTACTTTTAGCGGCAACGAACAGCAAGTAATTGCAGCGGTTGCACTGGGATACTCAGGGCATCAATTTGGACATTTTTCACCACGTTTAGGCGACGGGCGTGCTCATTTGCTAGGTGCAGTAGAGGATGCGCAAAACCAGTTGTGGGACATTCAATTAAAAGGCTCTGGTGCCACTCCTTACTCTCGTGGTGGCGATGGCCGCTGTGCACTTGGCCCAGCAATTCGTGAATATATAATGAGCGAAGCAATGCAAGCGTTAGGTATAAAAACTACGCGCTGCTTAGCTGTGGTTGGTAGTGGCGAAACAGTGTACCGAAACCCACCTCAACCTGGCGCTATTGTAACGCGCTTAGCCAGTAGCCATATTCGTGTTGGCTCGTTTCAGTATTTAGCAACGCAAGGCGACGTTGCAGGGCTTAAAAACCTTGCCGACTTAGCTATTGAGCGTCATTACCCAAAAATTCAAGCAACAGGACCTGAGCGCTATTTAGCATTTTTAGCTGCAGTGATTAAAAACCAAGTTGAGCTGGTGGTTAGTTGGATGCGAGTAGGCTTTATACATGGGGTAATGAATACCGATAATACGCTGGTTAGCGGCGAAACTATCGACTATGGCCCATGTGCCATGATGAACAGCTTCGATTTTGATACCGTGTTTAGCTCTATTGATAAGCAAGGGCGTTATGCATTTGGTAATCAACCTAATATTGCTAACTGGAACTGCGCCCGCTTTGCTGAGAGTTTAATACCGCTTGTAAATGATGACGACGAACAAGCTGTGGCGTTAATGACCCCAATAATAGATGGTTTTGCTGAGCAATTTAATGCTGAATTTAGTGCAATGTGGGCAACAAAACTAGGCTTAGCAGGTACAGATACAGCCGATAAAGAGTTAATTGCAGAGCTATTACAGTTATTAAAAGAGCATCAACTCGACTACACCATTACGTTTGATGCACTAACCGAGTCTTTAACAGGTGGAGTGAGCATACCAGTGGTATTAGTTCAGTGGGCCGGTAAGTGGCAAAAACGCACCGATGATCGCAGCTATACCGTAATGCGGGCAGCTAATCCGCGAGTTATTCCTCGTAACCATGTGATCGAAAAAATACTTAGTGAGTATAATGAGGCTGGCTCAAGTGAATTACTGCATGAGTTTATGCAGGTTATGCACACACCTTATGAAAATACTGACAAATTGGCAAAATTTCAGGATGCACCTAGCAGTGATAAAGAGTATTATACTTTTTGTGGTACTTAA
- a CDS encoding OmpA family protein, whose protein sequence is MKLKSLTIAIALAATSASAFAAEKTEGFYIGVFGDYYDASWKNLNMYQNLEVNESASWGAEVGYRFSDYWSARLEYADMDFNAFLKNPIPNGNRNDVEGERFGVDALYHFGGGPFYGLFGIKEVKVATDNTFLNAGVGYQHFITDGLFVNAETSVYQGLDRGYTDVNAKLGINYLFGQSSVAEEPVQPAPEPVIVEVAPVDSDNDNIPDADDQCPNTPMTDAVDGTGCTLYEDKEVTVSLLVTFPNNTSAVSTQYLNDIDKVAEFLKEYPDTTVLLEGHTSSVGKASYNKWLSKKRADAVAKKLVADGVAEDRITTVGLGEERLKNEANTKAAHEENRRVEAHIKTIKNVKVLR, encoded by the coding sequence ATGAAATTAAAATCACTTACAATCGCAATCGCGTTAGCTGCAACTAGCGCATCAGCATTTGCAGCAGAAAAAACTGAAGGTTTTTACATTGGTGTGTTCGGTGACTATTACGATGCATCTTGGAAAAACTTGAACATGTACCAAAACTTGGAAGTTAATGAATCTGCAAGTTGGGGTGCTGAAGTTGGTTACCGTTTCAGTGATTACTGGAGTGCACGTCTTGAGTATGCAGATATGGACTTTAATGCATTTCTTAAAAATCCGATTCCTAATGGTAATCGTAACGACGTAGAAGGCGAGCGTTTTGGTGTTGATGCACTTTACCACTTTGGTGGCGGTCCTTTCTATGGTTTATTTGGTATTAAAGAAGTAAAAGTAGCAACAGATAATACTTTCTTAAACGCAGGTGTTGGTTACCAGCACTTCATTACAGACGGCTTATTTGTTAACGCAGAAACATCTGTTTATCAAGGTCTTGACCGTGGTTATACCGATGTGAACGCTAAACTAGGTATTAACTACTTATTTGGTCAAAGTTCAGTAGCAGAAGAGCCAGTTCAACCAGCTCCAGAGCCAGTAATTGTTGAAGTTGCACCAGTAGATAGCGACAACGATAACATTCCAGATGCAGATGATCAGTGTCCTAACACACCAATGACAGATGCAGTTGATGGCACAGGTTGTACTTTATACGAAGATAAAGAAGTAACTGTAAGCTTATTAGTGACTTTCCCTAATAATACCTCTGCAGTATCTACACAGTACTTAAACGATATCGATAAAGTAGCTGAGTTCTTAAAAGAGTACCCAGATACAACTGTTCTTTTAGAAGGTCATACTTCTTCTGTAGGTAAAGCATCTTACAACAAGTGGTTATCTAAAAAACGTGCTGACGCAGTAGCTAAAAAATTAGTAGCTGATGGCGTAGCAGAAGACCGTATTACTACAGTTGGTCTAGGTGAAGAGCGTCTTAAAAATGAAGCGAACACTAAAGCAGCACACGAAGAAAACCGTCGTGTAGAAGCGCATATCAAAACGATTAAAAACGTTAAAGTTTTACGTTAA
- the acnB gene encoding bifunctional aconitate hydratase 2/2-methylisocitrate dehydratase: MGKKSLFSTYLLIVYRQGPAPLDAQQTADLIELIKTPPAGEEEFILDLFANRVPAGVDDAAYIKAGFLAAVAKGETNSPLLSKEKAAELLGTMLGGYNIAPMIDLLDDDTLAPIVVKGLSNTLLMFDAFYDVEEKAKAGNTFAKQIIESWANAEWFTNKPAVAEKISVTVFKVTGETNTDDLSPAPDAWSRPDIPLHALAMLKIERDGITPDKPGEVGPITQLEELKTKGLPLAYVGDVVGTGSSRKSATNSVLWFMGDDIPFVPNKRVGGVCLGNKIAPIFFNTMEDSGALPIELNVDELNMGEQIDIYPYEGVVKQHGTDKVISKFELKSEVILDEVRAGGRIPLIIGRGLTDKARTSLGLGATDIFKVPTATEVSDKGFTLAQKMVGKACNVAGIRPGQYCEPKMTTVGSQDTTGPMTRDELKDLACLGFSADLTMQSFCHTSAYPKPIDVNTHHTLPDFIMNRGGVSLRPGDGIIHSWLNRMLLPDTVGTGGDSHTRFPLGISFPAGSGAVAFAAATGVMPLDMPESILVRFKGEMQPGITLRDLVHAIPYYGIKQGLLTVEKKGKINEFSGRVLEIEGVEHLTVEQAFELSDASAERSAAGCTVKLSKESISEYLESNIVMLKWMISEGYGDVRTIERRINAMQDWLANPELMEADKDAEYAHVVEIDLAEIKEPVLCAPNDPDDARLLSDVAGEKIDEVFIGSCMTNIGHFRAAGKLLDGFKGQLPTQLWVAPPTKMDKDQLIEEGYYGIFGRVGARIETPGCSLCMGNQARVADKATVVSTSTRNFPNRLGNGANVFLASSELAAVAAIIGRLPTAAEYQEYAAKINATASDTYRYLNFHRMPAYTKKADNVIIQQAV, from the coding sequence CTGGGGAAGAAGAGTTTATTCTCGACTTATTTGCTAATCGTGTACCGGCAGGGGCCAGCGCCATTAGATGCTCAGCAAACGGCTGATCTTATTGAATTAATCAAAACTCCACCGGCTGGTGAAGAAGAGTTTATTCTCGACTTATTTGCTAATCGTGTACCGGCAGGTGTTGATGATGCAGCTTATATCAAAGCAGGATTTTTAGCGGCAGTTGCTAAAGGTGAAACTAATTCTCCACTACTTTCTAAAGAAAAAGCGGCAGAATTATTAGGTACTATGCTAGGCGGTTACAATATCGCACCTATGATAGACCTACTTGATGACGACACACTTGCACCTATCGTAGTAAAAGGCCTTTCAAACACATTATTAATGTTTGATGCATTTTACGATGTAGAAGAAAAAGCAAAAGCGGGTAACACATTCGCTAAGCAAATTATTGAGTCTTGGGCAAATGCAGAATGGTTTACTAATAAACCAGCTGTTGCTGAAAAGATTTCAGTTACTGTATTTAAAGTAACTGGCGAAACAAATACGGATGACTTATCACCTGCACCAGATGCATGGTCTCGTCCAGATATTCCACTACATGCTTTAGCTATGCTAAAAATTGAACGTGATGGTATCACTCCTGACAAACCAGGCGAAGTAGGCCCAATCACCCAACTAGAAGAATTAAAAACTAAAGGCTTACCACTAGCTTACGTTGGTGATGTTGTTGGTACGGGTTCTTCACGTAAATCTGCAACTAACTCAGTGCTTTGGTTTATGGGCGATGATATCCCGTTTGTACCAAATAAGCGTGTTGGCGGTGTATGTCTAGGTAATAAAATTGCACCAATCTTCTTTAACACTATGGAAGATTCTGGCGCTTTACCAATTGAGCTAAATGTTGATGAACTTAACATGGGCGAGCAAATTGACATCTACCCATACGAAGGTGTTGTTAAGCAGCATGGTACTGATAAAGTAATCTCTAAGTTTGAACTTAAATCTGAAGTGATTTTAGATGAAGTTCGTGCTGGTGGTCGTATTCCACTAATCATTGGTCGTGGTTTAACAGACAAAGCACGTACATCACTTGGTTTAGGTGCTACTGATATATTTAAAGTACCAACAGCAACTGAAGTATCAGATAAAGGCTTTACACTAGCGCAAAAAATGGTTGGTAAAGCATGTAACGTTGCAGGTATTCGCCCAGGTCAATACTGTGAGCCTAAAATGACAACTGTTGGCTCGCAAGATACAACAGGTCCTATGACACGTGATGAGCTTAAAGATTTAGCTTGTTTAGGTTTCTCTGCAGACTTAACAATGCAGTCTTTCTGTCATACATCGGCATACCCAAAACCTATTGATGTAAACACGCATCACACGCTTCCTGATTTCATCATGAACCGTGGCGGCGTTTCACTTCGCCCAGGTGACGGTATTATTCACTCATGGTTAAACCGTATGTTATTACCAGATACCGTAGGTACTGGTGGTGATTCGCATACACGTTTCCCATTAGGTATTTCATTCCCAGCTGGTTCGGGTGCAGTAGCATTCGCAGCAGCAACAGGTGTTATGCCTCTTGATATGCCTGAGTCAATTTTGGTTCGTTTTAAAGGCGAAATGCAACCAGGTATCACATTACGTGACCTTGTACATGCAATCCCTTACTACGGTATCAAGCAAGGCTTATTAACAGTTGAGAAAAAAGGTAAAATCAACGAGTTCTCTGGTCGCGTACTAGAAATTGAAGGCGTTGAGCACCTAACTGTTGAGCAAGCGTTTGAATTATCAGATGCATCTGCTGAGCGTTCAGCTGCAGGTTGTACGGTTAAGCTTTCAAAAGAGTCTATTTCTGAATACCTAGAATCAAACATTGTTATGCTTAAGTGGATGATCTCTGAAGGTTATGGCGATGTACGTACGATTGAACGTCGTATTAATGCAATGCAAGACTGGTTAGCTAATCCTGAGCTTATGGAAGCAGATAAAGATGCTGAATACGCTCACGTAGTTGAAATCGACTTAGCTGAGATTAAAGAGCCAGTTCTTTGTGCTCCAAATGATCCAGATGACGCGCGTTTACTTTCTGATGTTGCTGGCGAGAAAATTGATGAAGTATTCATCGGTTCTTGTATGACTAACATTGGTCACTTCCGCGCGGCTGGTAAGTTACTAGATGGCTTTAAAGGTCAACTACCTACTCAGCTTTGGGTTGCTCCACCTACTAAGATGGACAAAGACCAACTAATTGAAGAAGGCTACTATGGCATCTTTGGTCGTGTTGGCGCACGTATAGAAACTCCAGGTTGTTCATTATGTATGGGTAACCAAGCACGTGTTGCAGATAAAGCAACGGTAGTGTCTACCTCTACACGTAACTTCCCTAACCGTTTAGGTAATGGTGCAAATGTATTTTTAGCATCATCTGAACTTGCTGCAGTTGCGGCAATTATCGGTCGATTGCCAACTGCTGCTGAGTATCAAGAATATGCAGCGAAGATCAATGCAACAGCGTCAGATACATATCGCTACTTGAACTTCCATCGCATGCCTGCTTACACTAAAAAAGCAGACAACGTGATCATTCAACAAGCAGTATAA